In Blautia sp. SC05B48, a single genomic region encodes these proteins:
- a CDS encoding TraX family protein: MNASVDSVFPEKYRILSGSALKMIAVITMLIDHIGAVLLSMYQPAQKILFTLFGREYTVYLIFRDIGRAAFPIFCFLLLEGFRHTRSRFLYGRNLLLFALLSEIPWNLMFTNTLRYERQNVFFTLFLGYLAFCAIEYFQTRPSMQLLCILGLLVISIFLKADYGWRGYIFLLIMYYMRNDKPGQAILGSCWLYYEWRASFAFLSINLYNEKRGFIRGKSAKYFFYWFYPVHIIGLVILRQLLFLS, translated from the coding sequence ATGAATGCATCTGTGGATTCTGTTTTTCCAGAAAAATACCGCATTCTCAGCGGAAGCGCTCTGAAGATGATCGCGGTCATCACCATGCTGATCGATCATATCGGAGCTGTGCTGCTCAGTATGTATCAGCCTGCACAGAAAATCCTGTTTACACTTTTCGGCAGAGAATATACTGTATATCTTATTTTCCGCGATATCGGAAGAGCTGCTTTTCCCATCTTCTGTTTTCTCCTGCTGGAAGGCTTCCGTCATACACGGAGCCGGTTCCTCTATGGAAGAAATCTCCTTCTTTTTGCGCTGCTCTCAGAAATTCCGTGGAATCTGATGTTTACAAATACGCTGCGTTACGAAAGACAAAATGTGTTTTTCACGCTTTTCCTCGGATATCTGGCCTTTTGTGCCATCGAATATTTCCAGACCAGACCTTCGATGCAGCTTCTCTGCATCCTGGGACTGCTTGTCATTTCCATTTTTCTGAAAGCAGACTATGGATGGCGGGGGTATATCTTCCTGCTGATCATGTACTATATGCGAAACGATAAGCCAGGCCAGGCAATCCTCGGAAGCTGCTGGCTTTACTATGAATGGAGAGCCTCCTTTGCCTTTCTGTCCATTAACCTGTACAATGAAAAAAGAGGCTTCATCCGCGGAAAATCAGCAAAATATTTCTTTTACTGGTTTTACCCAGTCCATATTATAGGACTGGTCATACTTCGACAGCTTTTGTTTTTATCTTAA
- a CDS encoding transferase: MMKDFTISNMLDLNETIAAELFEGKTYPWEVLPEIGDFIIKLGKTLDPSEYEEKGENVWIARSATVAPTASITGPAIIGRDAEVRHCAFIRGKAIVGEGAVVGNSTELKNAVLFNKVQVPHYNYVGDAVLGYKSHMGAGSICSNVKSDKKLVVVKDGDEKIETGLKKFGAMLGDHVEVGCGSVLNPGTVIGRNSNIYPLSPVRGCVPADSIYKNAKEIVKKK, translated from the coding sequence ATGATGAAAGATTTTACTATCAGCAATATGCTGGATCTGAATGAGACCATTGCAGCAGAGCTTTTTGAGGGAAAAACCTATCCGTGGGAGGTTCTTCCGGAGATCGGAGATTTCATTATTAAGCTGGGAAAAACACTGGATCCTTCTGAATATGAGGAGAAGGGCGAAAATGTATGGATCGCAAGATCCGCTACAGTTGCGCCGACTGCAAGTATCACCGGACCGGCTATCATTGGCAGAGACGCCGAGGTGCGCCACTGTGCATTTATCCGCGGCAAGGCTATCGTTGGTGAGGGCGCAGTTGTGGGAAATTCCACAGAGCTTAAGAATGCAGTGCTGTTTAACAAGGTTCAGGTTCCTCATTATAATTATGTTGGAGATGCTGTGCTGGGATATAAGTCCCACATGGGTGCCGGATCGATCTGTTCCAACGTAAAATCAGACAAGAAGCTGGTTGTCGTAAAAGACGGGGATGAAAAGATCGAAACCGGTCTTAAGAAATTCGGAGCGATGCTCGGAGATCATGTTGAAGTCGGATGCGGTTCTGTGCTGAATCCCGGTACTGTGATCGGACGGAATTCCAATATCTACCCGCTGTCACCGGTACGTGGATGTGTTCCTGCAGATTCCATTTATAAAAATGCAAAAGAGATCGTAAAGAAAAAATAA
- a CDS encoding DNA topoisomerase, with protein MAKALYIAEKPSVAQEFAKALKINGQRKDGYLESDDSVVTWCVGHLVTMSYPEKYDIKFKRWSFDTLPFLPREFKYEVIPGVKKQFEIVKGLLNRPDVDTIYVCTDSGREGEYIYRLVAQMAGVKGKVQKRVWIDSQTEEEILRGIREAKDISEYDNLAASAYLRAKEDYLMGINFSRVLTLRYGSSVTNYLHSKYQAIAVGRVMTCVLGMVVRREREIRVFVKTPFYRVLGSIGLAGENFDGEWRAVEGSRYFQSPYLYKENGFRKKEHAQMLIDQLMVNQPLSCIVEKVERKKENKNPPLLFNLAELQNVCSKLFKISPDETLRIVQELYEKKLVTYPRTDARVLSTAVAKEIYKNISGLRNYQQAGAAAAEVLGMESWKSIAKTRYVNDKQITDHYAIIPTGQGLNALGSVSLTAQRVYETIVRRFLCIFYPPAVYQKVSLVTKLDGEAFFSSFKVLKEEGYLKIATNSFSRKRASDSEKNRNGEEDEVSCDTVLLEALQKLKKGDILPVNGLSIKEGETSPPKRYNSGSMILAMENAGQLIEDEELRAQIKGSGIGTSATRAEILKKLFNIKYLALNKKTQVITPTLLGEMIFDVVNCSIRQLLNPELTASWEKGLTYVAEGSITEQEYMDKLEHFVRVRTRQVEASNYQYNLRQFFDVAAVNYRKPERASGQGGKRSS; from the coding sequence ATGGCAAAGGCTTTATACATAGCGGAGAAGCCCAGCGTGGCACAGGAATTTGCGAAGGCTTTGAAGATCAACGGTCAGAGAAAAGACGGATATCTGGAATCTGATGATTCTGTGGTAACCTGGTGTGTAGGACATCTGGTTACCATGAGCTATCCCGAAAAATATGATATCAAGTTTAAAAGGTGGAGTTTTGATACCCTGCCTTTTTTGCCGCGCGAATTCAAATATGAAGTGATCCCCGGGGTCAAAAAGCAGTTCGAGATCGTAAAAGGACTGCTGAACCGGCCGGATGTGGATACCATTTATGTGTGTACCGACTCCGGACGTGAGGGTGAATATATCTACCGTCTGGTAGCCCAGATGGCAGGAGTAAAGGGAAAAGTCCAGAAACGTGTGTGGATCGATTCCCAGACAGAGGAAGAGATCTTAAGAGGGATCCGTGAAGCGAAGGACATCTCGGAGTATGATAATCTGGCAGCGTCTGCGTATCTCCGCGCAAAGGAAGATTATCTTATGGGAATCAATTTTTCCAGAGTTCTGACCCTGCGCTACGGAAGCAGTGTCACCAATTATCTCCATTCCAAATATCAGGCTATTGCAGTTGGGCGTGTGATGACCTGTGTTCTTGGCATGGTGGTGCGGAGAGAACGGGAGATCCGTGTCTTTGTGAAGACACCCTTCTATCGTGTCCTTGGCAGTATTGGACTTGCAGGCGAAAATTTTGACGGTGAATGGAGAGCTGTGGAAGGCAGCAGGTATTTCCAGTCCCCGTATCTTTATAAAGAAAACGGCTTCAGGAAAAAAGAGCATGCACAGATGCTGATCGATCAGCTGATGGTGAACCAGCCCCTTTCCTGTATTGTGGAAAAGGTGGAACGAAAAAAAGAAAACAAAAATCCGCCGCTTCTTTTTAACCTGGCGGAGCTTCAGAATGTGTGCTCAAAGCTGTTTAAGATCAGTCCGGATGAGACACTCCGGATCGTACAGGAGCTTTATGAGAAGAAGCTGGTGACTTATCCGAGAACGGATGCCAGAGTTCTTTCCACGGCAGTGGCCAAGGAGATATACAAGAATATATCCGGTCTTCGAAATTATCAGCAGGCCGGTGCTGCGGCGGCAGAGGTTTTGGGGATGGAATCCTGGAAAAGCATTGCAAAGACCAGATATGTGAATGACAAGCAGATCACAGACCATTATGCGATCATTCCTACCGGTCAGGGATTGAATGCGCTTGGAAGCGTGTCTCTTACTGCGCAGCGTGTGTACGAGACTATTGTACGGAGATTTTTGTGTATTTTTTATCCGCCGGCCGTTTATCAGAAGGTGAGTCTTGTGACGAAGCTGGACGGCGAGGCATTCTTTTCATCCTTTAAGGTTCTCAAAGAAGAAGGCTATCTGAAGATCGCCACCAATTCTTTTTCGCGGAAAAGGGCTTCAGACAGTGAGAAAAACAGAAATGGAGAGGAAGACGAGGTTTCCTGTGATACTGTGCTCCTGGAGGCGTTGCAGAAGCTGAAAAAGGGTGATATACTTCCTGTGAACGGTTTGAGTATCAAGGAGGGTGAGACTTCACCGCCCAAACGATACAATTCCGGTTCCATGATCCTTGCCATGGAAAATGCAGGACAGCTGATCGAGGATGAGGAGCTTCGAGCCCAGATCAAGGGAAGTGGGATCGGCACCAGTGCTACCCGTGCCGAGATCCTAAAGAAGCTTTTTAACATCAAATATCTGGCACTGAACAAAAAGACCCAGGTAATCACTCCAACGCTTCTTGGGGAAATGATCTTTGATGTGGTAAATTGTTCTATCCGGCAGCTTCTGAACCCGGAGCTTACGGCAAGCTGGGAAAAGGGGCTCACCTATGTGGCAGAGGGCAGCATCACGGAACAGGAATATATGGACAAGCTGGAGCATTTTGTGCGGGTACGTACCCGGCAGGTGGAGGCAAGCAATTATCAGTATAACCTGCGGCAGTTTTTTGATGTGGCCGCTGTAAACTACAGGAAGCCGGAGCGAGCTTCCGGACAGGGAGGAAAGAGATCATCATGA
- a CDS encoding formate/nitrite transporter family protein, protein MNREDVEKLSTAAKGKINLLNSNFGKYFMRAIMAGFFIDVAMIYSNVVGNVFSKTFPEWGKFLGAIVFSIAVLLIVMVGGELFTGNNLVMAFGAYDKSVSWKDVGKVWGISYIGNFVGCLILALIFAGAGASGTADYFAGFINGKLSIPAGQMFFRAVLCNFFVCLAVLCGIKLKSESGKFLMIVICISGFVVSGFEHCIANMGIFTVAFCMVPGLSVGAMLKSMVIVTLGNIVGGAVLLAWPLRKMSADK, encoded by the coding sequence ATGAACAGGGAGGATGTAGAGAAACTGTCAACCGCTGCGAAGGGTAAGATAAACTTACTGAACAGCAATTTCGGAAAATACTTTATGCGGGCGATCATGGCCGGATTTTTTATTGATGTGGCGATGATCTACAGTAACGTTGTTGGAAATGTATTTTCCAAAACTTTCCCGGAATGGGGGAAATTCCTTGGAGCCATCGTGTTCTCCATTGCGGTCTTGCTGATCGTAATGGTAGGAGGAGAGCTGTTTACCGGTAACAATCTGGTAATGGCTTTTGGTGCGTATGACAAGAGCGTATCATGGAAAGACGTAGGCAAGGTCTGGGGAATCAGTTACATCGGCAATTTTGTGGGATGCCTGATCCTGGCGCTGATCTTTGCAGGTGCAGGAGCGTCCGGTACAGCAGATTATTTTGCCGGATTTATAAACGGAAAACTGAGTATTCCGGCAGGACAGATGTTTTTCCGTGCGGTACTTTGTAATTTCTTCGTCTGTCTTGCTGTTCTCTGCGGCATTAAGCTGAAGAGTGAGTCAGGCAAGTTCCTGATGATCGTGATCTGTATTTCAGGTTTCGTTGTCAGCGGATTTGAGCATTGTATTGCAAATATGGGTATTTTTACAGTTGCATTCTGTATGGTGCCAGGATTGTCTGTCGGCGCTATGCTTAAAAGCATGGTGATCGTAACACTGGGAAATATAGTTGGCGGAGCTGTGCTTCTGGCATGGCCGCTTAGAAAGATGAGTGCAGATAAATAG
- a CDS encoding DUF3343 domain-containing protein produces MRRKVITTVVTFSTTTAAMKMERTAKESEFPGRLIPIPSEISAQCGLAWKCVEQSEEETENFLKKKELAWDGIYRVLV; encoded by the coding sequence ATGCGAAGAAAAGTAATTACTACAGTTGTGACATTTTCCACAACCACGGCTGCCATGAAAATGGAAAGAACGGCCAAGGAATCTGAATTTCCGGGAAGGCTGATCCCGATCCCTTCAGAGATCAGTGCCCAGTGCGGACTGGCATGGAAATGCGTGGAGCAATCAGAGGAGGAAACAGAAAATTTCCTGAAAAAAAAGGAACTGGCCTGGGATGGCATCTATCGTGTTCTGGTATAA
- the asd gene encoding aspartate-semialdehyde dehydrogenase, translating to MSEKLKVGILGATGMVGQRFISLLENHPWFEVVTVAASPRSAGKTYEEAVGGRWKMDTPMPEAVKKLVVMDIHEVEKVAATVDFVFSAVDMTKDEIKAIEEEYAKTETPVVSNNSAHRWTPDVPMVVPEINPEHFEVIEFQKKRLGTKRGFVAVKPNCSIQSYAPVLTAWKEFEPYEVVATTYQAISGAGKTFKDWPEMEHNIIPYIGGEEEKSEKEPLRLWGKIEDGVIVPATTPVITCQCVRVPVLNGHTAAVFVKFRKKPTKEQLIQKLVEFKGLPQELELPSAPKQFIQYLEEDNRPQVQMDVNYENGMGVSVGRLREDTVYDYKFIGLSHNTVRGAAGGAVLCAETLKAKGYIQAK from the coding sequence ATGAGTGAAAAGCTTAAAGTCGGTATTTTAGGTGCAACTGGAATGGTTGGTCAGAGATTCATTTCTCTTCTGGAGAATCACCCGTGGTTTGAGGTGGTTACTGTAGCTGCAAGTCCGAGAAGCGCAGGTAAGACCTACGAGGAGGCTGTAGGCGGCAGATGGAAAATGGATACTCCGATGCCGGAAGCAGTAAAGAAGCTGGTTGTTATGGATATCCACGAGGTTGAGAAGGTTGCAGCTACTGTTGACTTTGTATTTTCAGCAGTTGATATGACTAAGGATGAGATCAAGGCGATCGAGGAAGAATATGCAAAGACAGAGACACCGGTTGTGTCCAACAACAGCGCACACCGCTGGACACCGGACGTTCCGATGGTAGTTCCGGAAATCAATCCGGAGCACTTCGAGGTTATCGAATTCCAGAAGAAACGTCTCGGAACAAAACGCGGCTTCGTAGCTGTTAAACCGAACTGCTCTATCCAGAGCTACGCTCCGGTACTTACCGCATGGAAAGAGTTCGAGCCGTATGAAGTAGTTGCCACTACATACCAGGCTATTTCCGGAGCAGGAAAAACATTCAAGGACTGGCCGGAGATGGAGCACAACATCATTCCTTACATCGGTGGTGAGGAAGAGAAGAGTGAGAAGGAGCCATTAAGACTCTGGGGCAAGATCGAGGACGGCGTGATCGTTCCGGCTACCACACCTGTCATCACATGCCAGTGTGTACGTGTTCCGGTCCTCAACGGACATACAGCAGCTGTATTCGTTAAATTCCGCAAGAAACCTACCAAAGAGCAGCTGATCCAGAAGCTGGTTGAGTTTAAGGGACTTCCGCAGGAGCTTGAGCTTCCAAGCGCTCCGAAGCAGTTCATCCAGTATCTTGAGGAAGACAACCGTCCGCAGGTACAGATGGATGTGAACTATGAGAATGGAATGGGAGTATCTGTAGGACGTCTTCGTGAGGATACTGTTTATGATTACAAGTTCATCGGACTTTCCCATAACACAGTAAGAGGTGCCGCAGGCGGAGCAGTTCTCTGTGCAGAAACTCTGAAAGCGAAAGGATATATCCAGGCTAAATAA
- the argH gene encoding argininosuccinate lyase — MAQLWGGRFTKETDKLVYNFNASISFDQKFYRQDIRGSKAHVAMLAKQGILTEEEKKQITEGLDGILADVEAGKLEITAEYEDIHSFVEANLIDRIGDAGKKLHTGRSRNDQVALDMKLYVRDEIDETDKELKDLLLALQKIMEENVHTYMPGFTHLQKAQPVTLAHHVGAYFEMFRRDRDRLFDIRKRMNTCPLGAGALAGTTYPLDRAYTAELLGFDAPTRNSMDSVSDRDYVIELLSAFSTIMMHLSRFSEEIILWNSNEYRFVEIDDAYSTGSSIMPQKKNPDIAELVRGKTGRVYGALTSILTTMKGIPLAYNKDMQEDKELTFDAIDTVKGCIALFTGMVSTMQFNKANMEASAKRGFTNATDAADYLVNHGVPFRDAHGIVGRLVLLCLDKGISLDELPLSEYKEISPVFEEDIYEAISMKTCVEKRVTLGAPGPDVMEQVIAQNKEYLEKN; from the coding sequence ATGGCACAGTTATGGGGAGGCCGTTTCACAAAAGAAACGGACAAGCTGGTTTACAATTTTAACGCATCCATTTCCTTTGATCAGAAATTTTACAGACAGGATATCCGCGGAAGCAAGGCACATGTTGCCATGCTTGCAAAGCAGGGGATCCTGACAGAGGAAGAAAAGAAGCAGATCACAGAAGGACTGGACGGTATCCTTGCAGACGTGGAAGCAGGAAAGCTGGAGATCACAGCTGAGTATGAGGATATCCACAGCTTCGTGGAGGCGAATCTGATCGATCGTATCGGAGACGCCGGAAAGAAGCTTCATACAGGGAGAAGCCGTAATGACCAGGTAGCTCTGGATATGAAGCTTTATGTCCGCGACGAGATCGATGAGACAGATAAGGAACTGAAGGACCTTCTTCTTGCCCTGCAGAAGATCATGGAAGAGAATGTTCACACCTACATGCCGGGATTTACTCACCTTCAGAAGGCACAGCCGGTAACTCTGGCACACCATGTAGGCGCATATTTTGAGATGTTCCGGAGAGACCGTGACAGACTTTTTGATATCCGTAAGAGAATGAACACCTGTCCTCTTGGAGCCGGAGCACTGGCAGGAACCACTTATCCGCTGGATCGTGCCTATACTGCAGAGCTTCTCGGCTTTGATGCACCAACCAGAAACAGTATGGATTCCGTATCTGACAGAGATTATGTCATTGAGCTTCTCAGTGCATTCTCTACGATCATGATGCATCTGAGCCGCTTTTCAGAAGAGATCATTCTGTGGAATTCCAATGAGTACCGTTTCGTTGAGATCGATGACGCATACAGCACAGGCAGCAGTATCATGCCGCAGAAGAAGAATCCGGATATCGCAGAGCTTGTCCGTGGAAAAACAGGCCGTGTTTACGGAGCGCTGACATCTATTCTTACAACCATGAAGGGAATCCCGCTTGCATACAACAAAGATATGCAGGAAGACAAGGAGCTGACCTTTGATGCCATTGACACCGTAAAGGGCTGTATCGCCCTGTTTACCGGCATGGTTTCCACTATGCAGTTCAACAAAGCCAATATGGAGGCAAGTGCAAAAAGAGGCTTTACAAACGCCACAGACGCAGCAGACTATCTGGTTAACCACGGTGTACCGTTCCGTGATGCTCACGGCATCGTCGGAAGACTGGTCCTTCTCTGTCTGGATAAGGGAATCTCTCTGGATGAGCTTCCGCTTTCCGAGTACAAAGAAATCAGTCCTGTGTTTGAGGAGGATATTTATGAGGCCATCAGTATGAAGACCTGCGTGGAAAAACGTGTGACTTTGGGAGCGCCGGGACCGGACGTGATGGAGCAGGTGATCGCTCAGAATAAAGAATATCTTGAAAAAAATTAA
- a CDS encoding epoxyqueuosine reductase QueH, whose protein sequence is MNKRNYQKELDKLIERNRKEGKTPRLFLHACCAPCSSYVMEYLSQYFEITIFFYNPNIAPEEEYSHRVAEIRRLIGEMEFVHPVTLMEGRYDPKEFYEMAKGLEDVPEGGERCFRCYRLRMEEAAKLAKEGGYDYFTTTLSISPLKNAQKINEIGEELAEIYKVPHLTSDFKKKNGYKRSIELSHEHALYRQNYCGCVFSKKEAMDRERLVTENRVNSNNG, encoded by the coding sequence TTGAACAAGAGAAATTACCAGAAAGAACTGGATAAACTGATTGAAAGAAACCGGAAAGAGGGGAAAACTCCCAGACTTTTTCTGCATGCCTGCTGTGCGCCATGCAGCAGCTATGTGATGGAATACCTGTCACAGTATTTTGAGATCACGATATTTTTTTATAATCCCAATATCGCACCGGAGGAGGAATATTCACACCGTGTGGCTGAGATCCGCCGCCTGATCGGGGAGATGGAATTTGTCCATCCGGTAACTCTTATGGAGGGCCGGTATGACCCGAAGGAATTTTATGAGATGGCAAAAGGCCTGGAAGATGTTCCGGAAGGAGGAGAGAGGTGCTTTCGGTGTTACCGCCTGCGGATGGAAGAGGCGGCAAAACTGGCGAAGGAGGGAGGATATGATTATTTCACCACAACCTTAAGTATCAGTCCTCTGAAAAATGCACAGAAGATTAATGAGATCGGTGAGGAACTGGCGGAAATCTATAAAGTGCCACATCTGACTTCAGATTTCAAGAAAAAGAATGGCTACAAGCGTTCTATTGAGCTGTCTCATGAGCATGCTCTGTACCGGCAGAATTACTGCGGCTGTGTATTTTCAAAGAAAGAAGCCATGGACAGAGAACGGCTGGTTACTGAGAACAGAGTGAACAGTAACAACGGCTGA
- a CDS encoding ABC transporter ATP-binding protein: MNPVLKVRDVCLSYHTLSGETPALSHISFDLMPGEFLSIVGPSGCGKSTLLNLIAGLLTPEHGSITLGGRPVSSGSAAVGYMLQKDHLLEWRSIYKNILLGLEIRKELTPEKLAHAEALLQTYGLDRFRDARPSQLSGGMRQRAALIRTLVLEPELLLLDEPFSALDYQTRLNVSDDIGKILKSSGKPAILVTHDISEAISMADRVLILSARPATVRKIIDIDLDISDRTPLSSRNAPDFKKYFNIIWKELNENA; the protein is encoded by the coding sequence ATGAATCCTGTCCTGAAAGTGCGGGACGTGTGTCTCTCCTATCACACCTTGTCCGGTGAGACACCCGCCCTTTCTCATATATCCTTTGACCTGATGCCCGGTGAATTCCTGTCCATTGTAGGACCTTCCGGATGCGGAAAATCCACTCTTCTGAATCTCATTGCCGGCCTGCTCACTCCGGAGCACGGTTCCATTACTCTGGGAGGCCGGCCGGTATCCTCCGGCAGTGCCGCTGTAGGATATATGCTCCAGAAGGATCATCTTCTGGAATGGCGAAGCATCTACAAAAATATCCTTCTCGGCCTGGAGATCCGGAAAGAGCTCACACCCGAAAAGCTGGCACATGCAGAAGCCCTTCTTCAGACCTACGGTCTGGACCGTTTCCGCGATGCCCGCCCTTCCCAGCTTTCCGGCGGAATGCGCCAGCGTGCTGCACTGATCCGGACCCTTGTGCTGGAACCGGAACTCCTTCTTTTGGATGAACCTTTTTCTGCACTGGACTACCAGACCCGCTTAAATGTCAGTGATGATATCGGAAAAATTCTCAAAAGCTCCGGCAAGCCTGCGATCCTGGTCACTCACGATATCTCAGAGGCCATCAGCATGGCCGACCGGGTACTGATCCTTTCTGCACGTCCTGCCACTGTACGAAAGATCATTGATATCGATCTGGATATCAGCGACCGCACTCCCCTCTCCTCCAGAAATGCTCCGGATTTCAAGAAATATTTTAACATCATATGGAAGGAGCTCAATGAAAATGCCTGA